The following proteins are co-located in the Tetrapisispora phaffii CBS 4417 chromosome 4, complete genome genome:
- the TPHA0D01410 gene encoding uncharacterized protein (similar to Saccharomyces cerevisiae TRE2 (YOR256C) and TRE1 (YPL176C); ancestral locus Anc_8.702): MVKNNYERVSTTDAEHSGVNSPTVDLVAPESNNLSVEDDLNLSNDTLPVEPPTYDDAHNLENINNFDEEMQMEDLNQFNNEGDETMIKKMKHVFKNLNYYYHVNVKEKILDPIFIISEMFSEKIDFYLNKVGNPLILRRFFYIIFMSIVSFVVVSSGLLPSSNKEALLGMFTNIPVLLQYSKISLDLAKLENDLEYISSMPHSSGSRGDTAIKDYIKSSFRNNGLKSVIESEYPAYANYYNSANLTIYTKDNKKIDIPLDDRNWNPFSLNGSVSQSNLIYANQGSLTELSKLKKENMITDNTVLLMDYSKLVSEQVLAAQKYGAKGVLFISNVGAGNGDLVQSRSVALNQFYTGDALTPGWTGHAIQDNDFGSAPVLPKLLSLPISQNQAKLILDALSHKGVKLDNGAHSGIPGDVKVDFSVATTIRERHSVFNIMGKIEGREQSEKAIIIAASRNSYSYGTSYPNFGTSVLLSLVQLFEGFKYKFNWRPLRSIYFISFGGSEFNYAGAAEFVEQRTSHIRKEVYSVLDISQLGITSNSHKIDIQTHPLLKSLFMSDDNKLKFDVHVSDVHQYGDWTPFLANGVPVTILSSKQVTQDNDIAYTDQDTFDKYSELLHENDRKNLTSDLMTYLLNIILKMVDVPLLPFDIRTYQNELKNHLSKAESLYGKKLNFKDVSSAINKWKRIAIEQESWIRSWDNIVVQHSSNLEPSLLSIHRWNWNKLLSTISTSQISVTGIYKRRHYKNILFGPAVWTNGLSDEFAWVFPGLRDAADENAWNEAQIQLDVITGALVKSLSKIMDGRSDNIYQ, encoded by the coding sequence ATGGTTAAAAATAACTATGAAAGAGTTTCTACGACAGATGCAGAACACTCTGGAGTTAATTCCCCAACCGTAGATTTAGTTGCTCCAGagtcaaataatttaagtGTTGAGGATGACTTAAATCTATCGAATGATACTCTACCGGTTGAGCCTCCAACCTATGATGATGCTCATAATTTAGagaatattaataatttcgaTGAAGAAATGCAGATGGAAGACTTAAACCAATTTAATAACGAGGGAGATGAAACTATGATcaagaaaatgaaacatgtatttaaaaatctaaattattattaccatgTTAATGtaaaagagaaaatattagatccaatatttataatatctGAAATGTTTTCAGAGAAAATAGATTTCTATTTGAACAAAGTTGGTAACCCATTGATCTTAAGaagatttttttatatcatATTCATGTCCATTGTATCGTTTGTTGTGGTATCTAGTGGTTTGCTTCCGAGTAGTAATAAAGAAGCTCTTCTTGGAATGTTCACCAACATACCTGTACTATtacaatattcaaaaatctCGTTGGATCTCGCTAAGttagaaaatgatttagAGTACATTAGTAGCATGCCACACTCTTCTGGTTCAAGAGGAGATACGGCAATTAAAGATTATATTAAGAGTTCATTTAGAAACAATGGTTTAAAATCGGTCATCGAGTCAGAGTATCCAGCTTACgcaaattattataattcaGCTAACCTTACCATTTACACCAAGGATAACAAAAAGATTGATATACCATTGGATGATAGAAATTGGAACCCATTCTCTTTAAATGGTTCCGTAAGTCAATCTAATTTGATTTATGCTAATCAAGGTAGTTTGACTGAGTTGTCCAAATTGAAGAAGGAAAATATGATCACCGATAATACTGTCTTGTTAATGgattattcaaaattggTGTCAGAACAGGTTTTAGCAGCTCAGAAATATGGTGCAAAGGGTGtcttatttatttctaatgTAGGTGCTGGAAATGGCGATTTAGTTCAATCCAGATCCGTTGCtttgaatcaattttatACTGGTGATGCGTTGACTCCAGGTTGGACTGGTCATGCAATTCAAGATAATGATTTTGGAAGTGCGCCTGTTTTACCAAAGTTACTTTCGTTGCCTATATCACAGAACCAGgctaaattaatattagatGCGTTATCACATAAAGGTGTTAAACTTGATAATGGAGCTCATAGTGGTATCCCTGGTGATGTGAAGGTAGATTTTTCTGTCGCAACTACAATTAGAGAAAGACATTctgtttttaatatcatgGGTAAAATTGAAGGTAGAGAACAAAGTGAAAAAGCTATTATCATTGCAGCGTCAAGAAATTCATACAGCTACGGTACATCATATCCAAATTTTGGTACTAGTGTTCTCTTATCGTTAGTACAACTTTTTGAAGGATTTAAATATAAGTTTAACTGGCGACCTTTAAGGAgcatatattttatatcatttgGTGGATCAGAATTCAACTATGCTGGAGCAGCTGAATTTGTAGAACAAAGAACTTCTCATATAAGAAAAGAAGTATATTCTGTATTGGATATTTCACAACTTGGTATTACATCTAATTCGCATAAGATTGATATCCAAACTCACCCtcttttgaaatcattattCATGTCAGATGATAATAAGCTCAAATTTGATGTCCATGTTTCTGATGTTCATCAGTATGGTGATTGGACACCATTCTTAGCAAATGGTGTACCTGTGACCATCCTGTCTTCAAAACAGGTGACTCaagataatgatattgCATATACCGATCAAGATACGTTTGATAAATACAGTGAACTATTACATGAAAACGACagaaaaaatttaacaagTGATCTTATGACATAtctattgaatataattttaaaaatggtaGACGTGCCATTATTACCATTTGACATTCGTACATAtcaaaatgaattaaagaACCATTTATCTAAAGCAGAATCTCTTTACGGAAAGAAATTGAACTTTAAGGATGTTTCTTCTGCAATTAATAAATGGAAAAGGATTGCAATTGAACAAGAATCTTGGATCAGAAGTTGGGATAATATTGTTGTTCAACATAGCAGCAATTTAGAGCCTTCTCTTTTATCCATACATAGATGGAACTGGAATAAATTACTAAGTACAATCAGCACTTCACAGATTTCTGTTACAGGTATCTACAAAAGAAGacattacaaaaatatattatttggcCCTGCAGTTTGGACTAATGGTTTAAGTGATGAATTTGCATGGGTATTCCCTGGTTTAAGGGATGCAGCCGATGAGAACGCATGGAATGAAGCACAAATCCAGTTAGATGTCATCACGGGAGCGTTAGTGAAATCATTGAGTAAAATTATGGATGGACGTTCTGATAACATATATCAATAA
- the SPT14 gene encoding phosphatidylinositol N-acetylglucosaminyltransferase SPT14 (similar to Saccharomyces cerevisiae SPT14 (YPL175W); ancestral locus Anc_8.703): MGYNIAMISDFFYPQLGGVEFHMYHLAQELIKLGNSVIIVVHAYSPDRVGVRYLSNGLKVYYVPYFVLHRETTFPNVFGTFPWVRNILIREQIDIVHTHGSASTFSLEGLLCGNTLGLKTVFTDHSLYGFGNITSIWVNKLLTFSLTNTDKVICVSNTCKENMIMRTKVDPSKMYVIPNAVVSADFKPTESAQDKEIRHEREGCKIVTINRLFANKGADLLTHIIPIICSLHSDVEFIIAGDGPKYVDFQQMIEKNRLEDKVTLLGPVPHEKVRDVMCQGDIYLHASLTEAFGTVLVEAASCGLLIVTTTVGGIPEVLPSHMMVYADDTSVTKLVESLNKAIKILKENKYNGSKVHEEIEGMYDWSLIARRTMNVYTGIFENAKPDDKNWLTMIKKFNERDGIWAKHLYMLCGIVEYLLFLLFEILYPSKNIELAPKWPSKEVVSNRISHSKY; the protein is encoded by the coding sequence ATGGGATACAATATTGCAATGATATCTGATTTCTTTTATCCTCAATTAGGTGGAGTAGAATTTCATATGTATCATTTAGCTCAAGAATTGATAAAGTTAGGAAACTCAGTGATAATTGTTGTTCATGCATATAGTCCCGATAGAGTTGGAGTCAGATACTTGAGCAATGGGTTGAAAGTTTACTACGTTCCATATTTCGTGTTACATAGAGAGACTACATTTCCTAATGTGTTTGGGACATTTCCTTGGGTCAGGAACATATTGATAAGGGAACAGATCGATATTGTTCATACACATGGTAGTGCCTCTACATTTTCGTTGGAAGGTTTATTATGTGGGAACACACTTGGACTGAAGACTGTCTTTACAGATCATTCTTTATACGGTTTTGGTAATATCACATCTATTTGggttaataaattattgaCATTCTCTTTGACAAATACCGATAAAGTTATATGTGTTTCAAACACTTGTAAAGAGAACATGATTATGAGAACCAAAGTTGACCCATCAAAAATGTATGTTATACCGAATGCTGTCGTTAGTGCAGATTTTAAACCAACGGAATCTGCACAAGATAAGGAAATCAGACATGAAAGGGAAGGGTGTAAGATCGTTACTATAAACAGATTATTTGCTAATAAAGGTGCAGATTTATTAACACACATTATACCAATAATATGTTCATTGCATAGTGATGTTGAATTTATCATTGCTGGTGATGGTCCAAAATATGTTGATTTTCAACAAATGATCGAAAAGAACAGATTAGAAGATAAAGTAACCCTTCTAGGTCCTGTTCCTCATGAGAAAGTACGAGATGTAATGTGTCAAggtgatatatatttacacGCAAGTTTAACAGAGGCATTCGGTACCGTGTTAGTAGAAGCTGCTTCTTGTGGTCTCCTAATCGTCACAACAACCGTCGGAGGTATTCCTGAAGTTTTACCTTCACATATGATGGTGTATGCTGATGATACTTCTGTAACAAAATTAGTTGAATCATTGAATAAAgctattaaaatattaaaagaaaataaatataatggtAGCAAAGTTCATGAAGAAATCGAAGGAATGTACGATTGGTCATTAATTGCAAGAAGAACAATGAATGTATATACAGgcatttttgaaaatgcGAAGCCAGATGATAAAAATTGGTTAACAATGATCAagaaatttaatgaaagaGATGGTATCTGGGCAAAACATTTGTATATGTTGTGTGGTATAGTAGAATATCTGCTATTCCTTTTATTTGAGATATTGTATCCATCCAAAAATATAGAATTGGCACCTAAATGGCCATCAAAGGAAGTAGTATCAAATCGTATTTCACACAGTAAGTATTAA
- the NIP100 gene encoding Nip100p (similar to Saccharomyces cerevisiae NIP100 (YPL174C); ancestral locus Anc_8.704): MVGVGDRVLAPTGGSGIARYIGPTEFADGLWCGIELDDSVGKNDGSVNGVRYFDLSKEGGLYGLFVKVDKIDKIVENVKVHKSEGSTNDVKRLKGVIEKLQDKVLSLQSQLANKETAKFLEWYEDEINHLNLSIEKLSLKETDYLLKISDLIESLDDLKCKYNECIVTLKELETEVDTSRKLDKKRIGELLNDAHIDETNLKDLATRLYNSLTSTTDQYESLLAENEDLLGENTTLQALFEDLNKENIALSKTATDLDKELEIVKDSKELVEFLTNENSKLQNILERKSSKIIDMEKEIEYQNNIISVYAEMEQELHLEIEDLKIKYSKSVKNNEDLVNENVKLSSELKNLFNTNADISDVHKNNNGYTEKEIIYKDKIINKGNYLDKLLEYLLSSKNYRKFIKLFPLLMQIVYDQFLINPLELSESYFLFYKTLLFLLIQVTIVIDGSDELDSSRKKYFLLDGILNIQYWINILYNNSGNLKIEDHSLLILFIKENDSIESNTTLLVDIIYFLSSASVPEFMGSIMFSKNEYGTRSQKVTDIYQICLTIENLITEKRNLLTDDHQYSLKYQDKPLMISDLVNNILSLFHDVIINNDVDNFCNSMLENLIKVSDKFMTLEVISKSIVDGAISDKDDATLELTLPVNLVEQPNLIKLETQLHDIQQENKNLLVKLEVLRNKLILFETNEESLKNLMSQIESLKEEKNTLKLMNEKSNIEITDLQTRLEEEQLNKYFKIKLPGLDSLIKENEKIDRAGLISEIYELEHLVKKFTTPMELKDDSVLSWLDNFEDSINSRKDISNFEPNYHRTLLRNASTLLDSLDSIPLRDIYNDNSIHHYESYISRSSKNFNILKNALEKQFV, from the coding sequence ATGGTTGGTGTAGGTGATAGAGTTCTTGCTCCCACCGGTGGATCCGGTATAGCAAGGTATATAGGACCAACTGAATTTGCTGATGGTTTATGGTGTGGTATTGAATTAGATGATAGTGTGGGGAAGAATGATGGTAGTGTCAATGGGGTGCGgtattttgatttatctAAAGAAGGTGGATTATATGGGTTGTTTGTAAAagttgataaaattgataaaatcgTTGAAAATGTGAAGGTTCATAAGAGTGAAGGATCGACAAACGACGTTAAGAGATTGAAAGgtgttattgaaaaattacaagATAAAGTCTTGAGTTTACAATCACAATTGGCGAACAAGGAAACAGCCAAGTTTTTGGAATGGTATGAAGATGAGATAAACCATTTGAATTTgtcaattgaaaagttatCCCTAAAGGAAACAGattatcttttgaaaatcaGCGATCTAATAGAATCACTAGATGATTTAAAGTGTAAGTATAACGAATGCATTGTTACATTGAAAGAGTTGGAAACTGAAGTTGACACTTCAAGGAAATTggataaaaaaagaatagGAGAACTATTGAATGATGCACATATTGATGAGacaaatttgaaagatttaGCTACGAGATTATACAATTCCTTAACTTCCACTACAGATCAATATGAATCACTTCTGGCAGAAAATGAAGACTTATTAGGCGAGAATACAACTTTACAAGCACTTTTTGAGGATTTAAATAAGGAAAACATTGCACTTTCGAAGACTGCGACCGATTTAGATAAAGAATTGGAAATTGTAAAGGATTCCAAAGAGTTAGTAGAGTTTTTAACAAACGAAAATAGTAAATTGCAAAATATCTTAGAAAGGAAATCtagtaaaattattgatatgGAAAAAGAGATAGAGTAccaaaacaatattatatcaGTATATGCAGAGATGGAACAAGAATTACATCTCGAGATAGAGgatttgaaaattaaatatagtAAGTCAGTCAAAAATAATGAGGATCTCGTGAATGAAAACGTTAAATTATCCTCTGAATTAAAAAACCTCTTCAATACTAATGCTGATATATCAGATGttcataaaaataataatggatACACAGAAAAAGAGATAATTTATAAggataaaataattaataaaggTAACTATTTAGACAAGTTATTAGAGTACCTATTGTCTTCCAAAAACTACAGAAAGTTTATTAAGTTATTTCCTTTGCTTATGCAGATTGTTTATGATCAGTTCTTAATTAATCCATTGGAATTGTCAGAaagttattttttattttacaaaacattattatttttacttaTTCAAGTAACAATTGTTATAGATGGCTCAGATGAACTTGATAGTAGCcgtaaaaaatattttctcttAGATGGAATCCTAAATATACAATATTggataaatattttatacaaTAATAGTGGTAACTTGAAAATTGAAGACCATTCcctattaattttatttataaaggAGAATGATTCAATAGAGTCAAACACAACTTTATTGgttgatataatatattttttatcttcCGCATCTGTACCAGAGTTTATGGGTAGTATAATGTTTTCCAAGAACGAATATGGTACCCGTTCTCAGAAGGTGACTGACATCTACCAAATCTGTCTTACAATTGAAAACCTTATTACTGAAAAACGAAATCTTTTAACAGATGATCATCAATACTCTCTAAAATATCAGGATAAACCTTTGATGATATCAGATCTTGTTAATAACATATTAAGCTTATTCCATGAtgttataataaataatgatgttgATAACTTCTGTAATAGTATGTTAGAGAACTTGATTAAGGTTTCTGATAAGTTCATGACTTTAGAGgttatttcaaaatcaatagTGGATGGCGCAATTTCTGACAAAGACGATGCCACATTAGAGTTGACATTGCCTGTTAACTTAGTTGAACAGCCAAATTTGATTAAGTTGGAGACTCAATTACATGATATCCAACaggaaaataaaaacttaTTAGTTAAGTTGGAAGTTCTCAGAAATAAACTTATTCTATTTGAAACCAATGAGGAAagtttaaagaatttaatgtCACAAATTGAATCATTAAAGGAAGAAAAGAACACTTTAAAGTTGAtgaatgaaaaatcaaatattgaaataactGATTTACAAACTCGgttagaagaagaacaattAAACAAGTACTTCAAAATTAAACTACCTGGATTAGATTCCCTCATTAAAgagaatgaaaaaattgatagaGCAGGTTTAATTTCAGAAATTTACGAACTTGAACATCTTGTTAAGAAATTCACTACGCCTATGGAATTGAAAGACGATTCTGTGCTATCTTGGTTAGACAATTTTGAAGATTCAATAAATTCTAGGAAAgatatttccaattttgAGCCTAATTATCATAGAACATTACTACGAAACGCTTCTACTCTGTTAGACTCTCTTGATAGTATTCCATTGAGAGacatatataatgataattcCATTCACCATTATGAAAGTTACATTTCAAGATCTTCAAAAAACTTTAATATTCTTAAAAATGCATTAGAAAAACAATTtgtataa
- the CDC31 gene encoding centrin (similar to Saccharomyces cerevisiae CDC31 (YOR257W); ancestral locus Anc_8.705) — MNNNRNAMVSGKIQDQLLEEQKQEIYEAFTLFDMDNDGYLDFHEVKVAMKALGFDLPKAEILDLIDQYDNDGRRKMEYNDFYVVVGQMILNRDPLDEIKRAFKLFDDDNTGRISLKNLRRVAKELGETMTDDELRAMIDEFDLDGDGEINEQEFIDICTDN; from the coding sequence ATGAACAATAACAGAAACGCTATGGTGTCTGGTAAGATCCAGGACCAACTCCTAGAGGAGCAGAAGCAAGAAATATATGAAGCATTTACTTTGTTTGATATGGATAATGATGGATATTTGGATTTCCATGAGGTGAAAGTTGCCATGAAGGCACTTGGCTTTGATCTACCGAAGGCTGAAATATTGGATTTGATTGATCAATATGACAACGATGGGCGCAGAAAGATGgaatataatgatttttatgttgttgttggacaaatgattttgaataGAGATCCACTCGATGAAATCAAAAGAGCCTTTAAGCTgtttgatgatgataatacCGGCAGAATCAGcttgaaaaatttaaggCGAGTCGCAAAGGAGCTTGGAGAGACAATGACTGACGACGAATTGAGAGCCATGATAGATGAATTTGACTTGGATGGGGATGGAGAAATTAATGAGCAAGAATTCATTGATATATGTACAGACAATTAA
- the MRPL40 gene encoding mitochondrial 54S ribosomal protein YmL40 (similar to Saccharomyces cerevisiae MRPL40 (YPL173W); ancestral locus Anc_8.706): MSSRYEHLTKISSRILERLNPPKSMKQRSEKLRKLSLPEFLSVGVSPVEKSEMYKTEKDWKFLPGDRVVLLKGSKKGSICYIKSQERSSNGYILDDNGPSKSVPIPKEFWVAGQKSHMLNVPVPVKQSEIKLVADIDDPANPGATKTVAVRDVVFKGNYYDENYKKVLPYRQVSGMPDLIIPWPKPEASKTNSSLGTSPEVAREQTFWVDSIVKNTIPVNAFLTIRNPYSKYRRGTLTSKDIARLVAPKMPLTESKKEYIRDRQKLSQIRRPKLTDAEKEQIGETILKHISS; the protein is encoded by the coding sequence ATGTCTTCGAGGTATGAGCATTTGACTAAGATTAGTTCCAGGATATTGGAGAGATTGAATCCTCCTAAGAGTATGAAACAAAGATCTGAAAAGCTTCGTAAACTCTCGTTACCTGAGTTTTTAAGTGTAGGTGTCTCTCCTGTTGAAAAATCTGAAATGtataaaactgaaaaagATTGGAAATTTCTTCCCGGCGATCGTGTTGTTCTGTTAAAAGGGAGTAAGAAAGGTTCCATCTGCTATATCAAATCCCAAGAACGTTCTTCCAATGGTTATATTTTAGATGACAATGGACCGAGTAAGAGTGTGCCAATTCCTAAAGAATTTTGGGTGGCTGGCCAAAAGTCTCATATGCTGAACGTACCAGTTCCCGTGAAACAGAGTGAGATTAAACTAGTTGCTGATATCGATGATCCAGCTAACCCGGGGGCTACAAAGACAGTAGCTGTTAGGGATGTGGTCTTTAAAGGCAATTACTATGATGAAAATTACAAGAAAGTATTACCTTATAGACAAGTTTCTGGTATGCCAGATTTAATTATTCCATGGCCAAAACCAGAAGCATCGAAAACCAATTCTTCATTGGGCACAAGTCCAGAAGTTGCTAGGGAGCAAACATTTTGGGTTGATTCAATCGTTAAGAACACTATCCCAGTGAATGCTTTTTTGACTATTCGTAACCCATATTCTAAATATAGAAGAGGAACTTTGACTAGTAAAGATATTGCAAGATTAGTTGCTCCTAAAATGCCTCTAACGGAAAGTAAGAAGGAATACATTAGGGATAGACAGAAATTGTCTCAAATTAGAAGACCTAAGTTAACAGATGCCgaaaaagaacaaattGGTGAAACCATCTTAAAACATATCTCTAGTTGA
- the RPT4 gene encoding proteasome regulatory particle base subunit RPT4 (similar to Saccharomyces cerevisiae RPT4 (YOR259C); ancestral locus Anc_8.708), with translation MSAENDPLMSAFQDEGNDAKDNENNEERNGDNAGEFAEQHVEEGKAEGEEEEDAEEEDIEVEVVDPVVEARNKALDDFKRKLLEHRRYDDQLKQRRQNIKDLEKTFDKTEDDIKALQSIGQLIGEVMKDLSDEKYIVKASSGPRYIVGVRNSIDRSKLKKGVRVTLDITTLTIMRILPRETDPLVYNMTSFEQGEISFDGIGGLTEQIRELREVIELPLKNPEIFQRVGIKPPKGVLLYGPPGTGKTLLAKAVAATIGANFIFSPASGIVDKYIGESARIIREMFAYAKDHEPCIIFMDEVDAIGGRRFSEGTSADREIQRTLMELLTQMDGFENLGQTKIIMATNRPDTLDPALLRPGRLDRKIEIPLPNEAGRLEIFKIHTEKVKKIGEFDFEAAVKMSDGFNGADIRNCVTEAGFFAIREDRNHIIPEDLMKAVRKVAEVKKLEGSLEYKKL, from the coding sequence ATGAGTGCGGAAAATGACCCTTTGATGAGTGCTTTCCAAGATGAAGGTAATGATGCTAAGGATAACGAGAACAATGAAGAGAGAAACGGTGATAATGCTGGAGAGTTTGCTGAACAGCATGTAGAAGAAGGTAAAGCAGAAGGTGAGGAAGAAGAGGATGccgaagaagaagatattgaagTCGAAGTAGTTGATCCCGTTGTGGAGGCACGTAATAAAGCACttgatgattttaaaagaaaattgtTAGAGCATAGGCGATATGATGATCAACTAAAACAAAGACgtcaaaatattaaagatttgGAGAAGACTTTCGATAAAACTGAAGATGATATTAAAGCCTTGCAAAGTATTGGTCAATTGATTGGTGAAGTGATGAAAGATTTATCAGATgagaaatatattgttaagGCCTCATCAGGTCCTCGTTACATAGTAGGTGTGagaaattcaattgatcgTTCGAAACTTAAAAAGGGTGTCAGAGTTACTCTAGATATAACGACATTAACTATCATGAGAATCTTACCTCGTGAAACAGATCCATTGGTTTATAATATGACCAGTTTTGAACAAGGTGAAATATCTTTTGATGGTATTGGTGGTCTAACAGAACAAATCAGAGAATTAAGAGAAGTCATAGAATTACCACTGAAAAATCCTGAAATTTTCCAAAGAGTAGGCATTAAACCACCAAAAGGTGTGTTATTATATGGTCCACCAGGCACTGGTAAAACTTTATTGGCAAAAGCAGTTGCAGCTACAATCGGTgctaatttcattttttctcCAGCTTCAGGGATTGTCGATAAATATATCGGTGAGTCCGCCCGTATTATTAGAGAAATGTTTGCATATGCAAAAGATCATGAACCTTGTATCATCTTTATGGATGAAGTAGACGCCATCGGTGGTCGTAGATTCAGCGAAGGTACATCAGCTGATCGTGAAATTCAACGTACTTTAATGGAATTATTAACACAAATGGATGGTTTCGAAAACTTAGGTCAAACTAAAATCATTATGGCCACTAACAGACCAGATACATTAGATCCAGCTTTATTAAGACCTGGTAGACTAGATAGAAAGATAGAAATTCCTCTACCAAATGAAGCAGGTAGATTggaaattttcaaaattcatACTGAAAAGGTTAAGAAGATTGGTGAGTTCGATTTTGAAGCTGCTGTCAAGATGAGTGATGGTTTCAATGGTGCGGATATCCGTAACTGTGTAACTGAAGCTGGTTTCTTTGCTATCAGAGAAGACCGTAATCATATAATTCCAGAAGATTTAATGAAGGCTGTTAGAAAGGTAGCAGAAGTTAAGAAACTAGAAGGCTCACTggaatataaaaaattgtaa